From the genome of Neodiprion pinetum isolate iyNeoPine1 chromosome 3, iyNeoPine1.2, whole genome shotgun sequence, one region includes:
- the Ufd4 gene encoding E3 ubiquitin-protein ligase HECTD1 isoform X5 translates to MAEVDPETLLEWLSMGQGDERDMQLIALEQLCMLLLMSDNVDRCFESCPPRTFLPALCRIFLDELAPDSVLEVTARAITYYLDVSAECTRRVISMEGAVKAICGRLSGAGLGSRASRDLAEQCIKVLELVCAREAGAVFEAGGLPCALSFIREHGARVHRDTLHSAMAVVSRLCGKVEPQDKALPDCVEALSTLLRHEDAHVADGALRCFASLADRFSRRGVDPAPLASHGLVSELLYRLSNAAGPGASAATTSSNTKTPPPSTTSTAPAPEPKSCASVSTIISLLSTLCRGSPSITHDLLRSELPDAIEKALKGDERCALDSMRLVDLLLVLLFEGRSALGRGAAGGPSGPLLPRLRRLDSAGEKSHRQLIDCIRSKDTDALIEAIDSGGIEVNFMDDVGQTLLNWASAFGTQEMVEFLCDRGADVNKGQRSSSLHYAACFGRPAIAKVLLRHGANPDLRDEDGKTPLDKARERVDEGHREVAAILQSPGEWMLPPNQENRKPETEVENFTEPKGDPEMAPVYLKRLLPVFCATFQSTMLSSVRKASLSLIRKMVHYIQPELLVEACGSEGTDCGATLVEVIATVLDNEEDEDGHLIVLQMIQDLMVKGKDEFLEHFARLGVFSKVATLATEPESETSQSGEEQTIEDARELLVGRAYHWRDWCICRGRDCLYVWSDAAALELSNGSNGWFRFILDGKLATMYSSGSPEGGTDTTGKGRNTESLTTEENRGEFLEKLQRARTQVKPNSISQPLLSRPGTARLVVGNWSLSSRREGELYIHNSDGQQQATILREDLPGFIFESNRGTKHSFTAETSLGPEFAAGWAGKRGKRLRSKLEAIKQKVKSQAQEIYERYFKVAQAQPRGVVAKLGTIVSQIEKACQKQQSGNREWRNVLQNTLEELKILLNEEGKVSAYELHSSGLVQTLLALLAAPPGPQPPSLRATKLRLQRIALFKNCFQANDINHEQSSAKVLVHKLVSVLESIEKLPVYLYDTPGSGYGLQILTRRLRFRLEKAAGESALIDRSGRGLKMEPLSTVQQLEHHLLKMVAKQWHDHDRSTFTFVKKLKEGNKMSFKYQYDFDENGLIYWIGTNAKTSSEWVNPGQYGLVVVTSSDGRILPYGRLEDILSRDTSALNCHTNDDKRAWFSVDLGVWLIPSAYSLRHARGYGRSALRNWMLQVSKDGINWTTLYTHVDDCSLNEPGSTATWTLEPPAEEVQGWRHLRLQQTGKNSSGQTHYLSMSGLEIYGEVTGVCEDLGRAAREAEASVRRQRRLVRTQVLRHLVAGARVARGLDWKWREQDGVPPGEGTVTGELHNGWIDVTWDHGGSNSYRMGAEGKYDLRLVSTGVESENGMKTKNGASVLTSRKSSSTPSLPDCTDAVMRGSVASTDQAASADNLAAKQAESIAESVLSVARAEAVVAVTGEGAASAAGELSVVLHPRPDATSDLATIVESLALNTEYSINSNSNRATNSSKPHFPTVRGNKPASGLLSLEAAEVLDRMREGADRLRNNTNSFLSGELLGLVPVRISVSGETDESSMRIRPVTRHHPGITDSPAGGQHIAPNSNSGSNPRGPNSVSSLVRLALSSNFPGGLLSTAQSYPSLTSSGQVAGSGVTTTTGPSLGQALTMSLTSTSSDSEQLWLQVSVEDFVESCSGVAGTGVVGGRGIGGPTLLGELEDDEDGALAEEDDDNEENEQEEDDEENEEEGDGGEGEYEEVMVSRNLLAAFMEEEAQPQPTKRRAWDDEFVLKRQFSALIPAFDPRPGRTNINQTTDLEVPPPGSELQMSTRSGLPTSPKLSLTLKGPGLPGIPDVEVPLTEPQSTIFQVVQELMQLTELGSRQEKLRRIWEPTYTIVYKETKDEESSGRATPIITLYSRNQIQNTNACTVEDVLQLLRHVFVLSAMREENKDTIMDESSPESYWVNPDDFTSKKITNKVVQQIQDPLALAAGALPSWCEELARSCPFLLPFETRRLYFSCTAFGASRSIVWLQTQRDAVLERQRAPGLSPRRDDSHEFRVGRLKHERVSVPRGEKLLDWAEQVLKVHASRKSILEVQFVGEEGTGLGPTLEFFALVAAELQRKDLGLWLCDDEQTCEEEKSCPPGEQIRPPGYYVVRPSGLFPAPLPQDSPVCDKAVRYFWFLGVFLAKVLQDNRLVDIPLSQPFLKLMCRGDITNNVNERIGLNTVPQESMPSSMASSFISEEGELDAQYSLEQTPWYDGILNIDDLAIVDPVRGEFLKQTQSLVSRRDRTLSDGPLTEEVRDSLHITHPSGTSISIEDLALTMSYAPSSRIFEHEQVELKEGSVNIPVTLDNVHEYVDLTVKYCLQRGIARQLDAFKAGFSKVFLMEKLHAFSPEEIRAMLCGEQDPHWTREDLLNYTEPKLGYTRESPGFQRFVNVLLSLTGPERKAFLQFATGCSALPPGGLCNLHPRLTVVRKVDAGSGGFPSVNTCVHYLKLPEYPTEELLKVRLLAATRERGFHLN, encoded by the exons ATGGCAGAAGTAGACCCAGAAACATTACTAGAATGGCTCAGCATGGGTCAAGGGGACGAAAGGGATATGCAACTCATAGCCCTAGAACAGCTGTGCATGTTGTTACTTATGTCTGATAATGTTGACAGATGTTTTGAAAG TTGCCCTCCACGTACGTTTCTCCCGGCCCTTTGTCGCATCTTTTTGGATGAACTTGCCCCTGACAGTGTGCTGGAGGTCACAGCTCGTGCGATCACATATTATCTTGATGTATCGGCAGAATGTACGCGAAGAGTAATCTCTATGGAAGGTGCTGTCAAAGCGATTTGCGGTCGTCTTTCTGGAGCAGGACTTGGATCTCGAGCCAGTCGAGATTTAGCTGAACAGTGTATCAAG GTCTTGGAGCTTGTTTGCGCTAGAGAAGCAGGAGCAGTTTTTGAAGCCGGCGGTCTACCATGTGCCTTGTCATTCATACGTGAACATGGAGCGCGAGTACACCGTGACACATTGCATTCTGCAATGGCAGTTGTTTCTCGTTTGTGTGGAAAAGTTGAGCCACAGGATAAGGCATTGCCGGATTGCGTTGAAGCTTTATCCACTCTACTGCGGCATGAAGATGCCCATGTTGCTGACGGTGCATTGAGGTGTTTCGCCTCGTTAGCTGATAGATTCTCGCGAAGAGGTGTTGACCCGGCCCCTTTAGCTTCCCATGGCTTAGTTTCTGAATTACTGTATAG ATTATCAAACGCAGCTGGACCTGGTGCATCTGCAGCTACTACATCAAGTAACACAAAAACTCCACCCCCGTCTACAACATCGACAGCTCCAGCCCCAGAACCAAAGTCTTGCGCTTCagtttcaacgataattagcCTTTTATCAACATTGTGCAGAGGGTCTCCATCGATAACGCACGACTTGCTTCGTTCGGAGTTGCCTGACGCAATAGAGAAAGCTTTGAAGGGCGATGAAAGATGTGCCCTAGATTCAATGAGATTAGTAGACTTGCTTTTAGTTCTATTATTTGAAGGAAGATCGGCTCTAGGCAGAGGTGCAGCGGGGGGTCCGTCTGGTCCTTTATTGCCTCGACTTAGGAGGCTCGACAGTGCCGGGGAAAAATCTCATAGACAGTTAATCGACTGTATTAGATCAAAAGATACTGACGCGTTAATAGAAGCCATAGACTCTGGTGGTATAGAAGTTAATTTCATGGATGACGTTGGACAAACTCTTCTGAACTGGGCGTCAGCTTTTGGTACGCAAGAAATGGTAGAATTTTTATGCGACAGAGGAGCGGACGTTAACAAGGGCCAACGATCGTCCAGTTTACACTATGCAGCTTGCTTTGGAAGGCCAGCTATCGCAAAAGTGTTACTCAGACACGGTGCTAATCCGGATTTGAGGGATGAAGACGGTAAAACACCACTAGACAAGGCTAGAGAACGTGTCGACGAAGGTCACAGGGAAGTTGCAGCAATACTGCAGTCTCCTGGGGAGTGGATGCTGCCACCTAATCAAGAGAATCGAAAACCAGAAACTGAAGTTGAGAACTTTACCGAGCCTAAAGGTGATCCAGAGATGGCTCCTGTTTACCTCAAGAGATTGTTGCCAGTTTTCTGTGCCACGTTTCAGTCCACCATGCTGTCCAGTGTGAGGAAAGCTAGTCTAAGTTTAATCAGAAAAATGGTACACTACATTCAGCCAGAGCTGCTTGTCGAAGCATGCGGATCTGAAGGAACGGATTGCGGCGCAACGCTGGTAGAGGTCATCGCTACTGTGTTGGATAACGAG GAAGATGAAGATGGGCATTTGATCGTCCTCCAGATGATTCAAGATCTAATGGTGAAAGGAAAAGATGAATTTTTGGAACATTTCGCAAGACTAGGTGTATTCTCCAAAGTTGCTACATTGGCGACGGAGCCAGAATCAGAGACTAGTCAGTCCGGGGAAGAACAAACCATCGAAGATGCTAGGGAACTTCTAGTTGGCAGAGCTTATCATTGGAGGGATTGGTGTATTTGCAGAGGACGTGATTGTCTGTATGTTTGGTCAGACGCAGCTGCTTTAGAATTGTCAAACGGAAGTAATGGCTGGTTCAGGTTTATTCTCGATGGTAAACTGGCCACAATGTACTCGAGTGGTAGCCCAGAAGGTGGTACGGATACAACGG GGAAGGGACGGAATACAGAGTCGCTCACTACTGAAG aaaatcgTGGAGAGTTTCTTGAGAAATTACAAAGAGCTCGCACTCAAGTTAAACCAAATTCTATAAGCCAGCCTCTTCTTTCTCGTCCTGGTACGGCACGATTGGTAGTTGGAAATTGGTCTCTCTCTAGTCGAAGAGAAGGTGAATTGTACATCCATAACAGCGACGGACAGCAGCAAGCAACTATTCTGAGAGAAGATTTGCCTGGATTTATTTTCGAATCTAATCGAGGCACCAAACATTCCTTTACTGCTGAAACAAGCTTGG GCCCTGAGTTTGCAGCTGGCTGGGCAGGCAAGCGTGGAAAACGTTTACGATCTAAGCTTGAAGCGATTAAGCAAAAAGTTAAGAGTCAAGCGCAAGAAATATATGAGCGTTATTTCAAAGTGGCTCAGGCTCAACCTCGTGGAGTGGTGGCAAAACTTGGGACCATTGTTAGTCAGATAGAAAAGGCCTGTCAGAAACAGCAGTCTGGAAATCGTGAATGGCGTAACGTGTTGCAAAATACGTTGGAAGAACTAAAGATCTTGTTGAATGAAGAAGGAAAAGTTTCAGCTTATGAGTTGCACTCTAGTGGACTTGTGCAGACTTTACTCGCACTTTTAGCTGCGCCACCGGGACCACAACCACCATCGTTGAGAGCTACTAAATTGAGGCTTCAGAGGATAGCATTgttcaaaaattgtttccaaGCTAATGATATCAATCATGAACAGAGTTCTGCCAAAGTTTTAGTCCACAAGCTCGTTTCTGTGCTAGAATCAATCGAAAAACTTCCTGTATATTTGTACGATACACCAGGTTCTGGATACGGACTTCag ATTTTGACAAGGAGGCTACGTTTCCGTTTGGAAAAAGCAGCCGGTGAAAGTGCATTGATTGACCGGTCTGGCAGAGGTTTGAAAATGGAACCGTTGAGCACTGTACAACAGTTGGAACATCACTTGTTGAAAATGGTTGCAAAGCAATGGCATGACCATGATAGATCCACATTTACCTTTGTCAAAAAACTAAAAGAGGGTAACAAAATGTCATTCAAATATCAGTATGATTTCGACGAGAACGGACTGATATACTGGATTGGAACTAATGCCAA aaccaGTTCGGAGTGGGTTAATCCGGGCCAGTATGGACTTGTTGTGGTGACTTCCAGTGATGGTCGTATTTTGCCTTACGGCCGACTTGAAGACATCTTGAGTCGCGATACATCGGCTTTAAATTGTCACAcaaatgacgacaagcgggcCTGGTTCTCAGTAGACTTAGGTGTATGGCTTATACCAAGTGCGTACAGTTTGAGGCATGCCAGAGGATATGGCAGAAGTGCCTTGAGAAACTGGATGTTGCAA GTATCGAAGGATGGGATAAACTGGACTACCTTGTACACGCATGTTGATGACTGTTCTCTCAATGAACCCGGAAGTACAGCAACTTGGACTCTTGAACCTCCAGCTGAAGAGGTTCAGGGTTGGCGTCATCTTCGCTTACAGCAAACTGGCAAAAACTCGTCTGGTCAAACGCATTATCTGTCCATGTCTGGTTTGGAAATTTATGGTGAAGTCACAGGAGTATGCGAAGATTTAGGTCGAGCTGCTAGGGAAGCTGAAGCGAGCGTTCGCAGACAAAGGAGATTAGTCAGAACTCAAGTTCTTAGGCATTTGGTTGCGGGTGCACGTGTCGCCAGAGGACTTGACTGGAAATGGAGAGAACAGGATGGTGTTCCACCGG GAGAAGGCACAGTAACGGGAGAATTGCACAATGGTTGGATAGATGTAACTTGGGACCACGGTGGCTCTAACTCATATCGCATGGGTGCAGAAGGAAAATACGACTTAAGGCTAGTGAGCACAGGTGTGGAAAGTGAAAATGGCATGAAAACTAAAAATGGTGCAAGTGTACTAACCAGCAGGAAGTCTAGCAGTACGCCCAGTTTACCAGACTGTACAGATGCTGTGATGCGAGGATCTGTCGCATCGACAGACCAAGCCGCTAGTGCTGACAATTTGGCTGCAAAG CAAGCAGAGTCCATAGCAGAGAGCGTCCTGTCAGTGGCCCGTGCAGAAGCAGTTGTAGCGGTAACTGGAGAAGGCGCTGCCAGTGCAGCGGGTGAACTGTCTGTTGTTTTACATCCAAGACCCGATGCAACCAGTGACTTGGCAACTATTGTTGAAAGTCTTGCGCTGAATACCGAATACTCAATTAACAGCAACAGTAATCGTGCTACAAACAGTTCTAAACCTCACTTTCCTACAGTTCGAGGGAACAAG ccTGCGAGTGGTCTGTTGAGTTTGGAAGCAGCAGAAGTGTTGGATCGTATGCGCGAAGGTGCAGACAGGTTGCGTAATAATACTAACAGTTTCTTGAGCGGGGAATTACTCGGTTTGGTTCCTGTTAGGATTAGCGTGTCTGGTGAGACTGACGAAAGTTCAATGAGGATTCGACCCGTGACTAGACATCATCCAGGAATCACTGACA gTCCCGCAGGTGGCCAACACATAGCTCCAAACTCAAACTCCGGTTCAAATCCTCGCGGGCCAAACTCTGTGTCTAGTTTGGTGAGATTAGCATTGAGCTCCAACTTCCCTGGAGGCTTGCTGAGCACCGCTCAAAGCTATCCAAGTCTTACTAGCAGTGGCCAAGTTGCAGGCAGTGGAGTTACAACAACTACAGGACCTAGCCTTGGTCAAGCTCTTACTATGTCTCTGACTAGTACAAGTAGTGACAGCGAACAG TTGTGGCTCCAGGTTAGTGTCGAAGATTTTGTCGAATCATGCAGCGGAGTCGCAGGAACTGGTGTTGTTGGTGGCCGTGGTATAGGTGGCCCAACTCTGTTAGGTGAATTAGAAGATGACGAAGATGGCGCTCTTGCCGAAGaagatgatgataatgaagaaaatgaacAAGAG GAAGAcgatgaagaaaatgaagaagaaggtGACGGAGGTGAAGGTGAATATGAAGAGGTGATGGTGAGTCGCAACCTATTGGCAGCGTTCATGGAAGAGGAAGCACAGCCTCAGCCTACTAAAAGACGAGCTTGGGATGATGAATTTGTGCTGAAACGTCAGTTTTCCGCTCTAATACCTGCTTTCGACCCAAGGCCGGGCAGGACAAATATTAATCAG ACGACAGATCTCGAAGTTCCGCCACCAGGCAGTGAACTACAAATGAGTACACGCTCAGGTTTACCGACAAGTCCTAAACTATCTTTGACCCTGAAAGGTCCAGGACTCCCTGGTATTCCTGATGTTGAAGTGCCTCTCACTGAACCTCAGTCTACAATATTCCAGGTGGTTCAAGAGCTAATGCAGCTTACAGAATTGGGTAGCAGACAGGAGAAATTGAGAAGGATATGGGAACCGACTTACAC AATAGTTTACAAAGAAACTAAAGACGAGGAATCATCCGGCCGTGCTACGCCCATAATAACATTATACTCACGGAATCAAATACAGAACACAAATGCCTGTACAGTAGAAGACGTCTTACAACTTTTGCGACATGTGTTTGTACTGAGCGCGATGCGTGAGGAGAATAAAGATACTATTATGGACGAGAGTAGTCCAGAAAGCTACTGGGTCAATCCAGACGATTTCacgtcgaaaaaaattacaaacaaaGTTGTACAACAGATTCAAGATCCATTGGCCCTCGCAGCTGGAGCCTTACCCAGTTGGTGCGAGGAGCTAGCAAGAAGTTGCCCGTTTTTGCTACCGTTCGAGACAAGAAGATTGTACTTCAGTTGCACAGCTTTCGGAGCATCGAGGTCAATAGTTTGGCTACAAACTCAAAGAGATGCTGTATTAGAAAGGCAAAGAGCGCCAGGGCTCAGTCCCCGAAGAGACGATAGCCATGAATTTAGAGTAGGAAGACTAAAACACGAGAGGGTCAGTGTGCCCAGGGGAGAGAAATTACTTGACTGGGCTGAGCAGGTGCTCAAA GTACATGCAAGCCGTAAGAGCATACTAGAGGTGCAGTTTGTTGGTGAAGAAGGCACCGGCCTTGGACCTACTTTGGAATTCTTTGCGTTAGTTGCCGCTGAATTACAACGCAAAGATTTAGGCCTGTGGTTGTGCGATGACGAGCAAACTTGCGAGGAAGAGAAATCCTGCCCACCTGGGGAACAAATTCGTCCGCCAGGATACTATGTCGTTAGACCAAGTGGACTTTTCCCAGCTCCATTACCTCAAGATTCGCCAGTTTGCGACAAGGCTGTCCGGTATTTCTGGTTCCTAGGTGTATTCTTagccaaagttttacaagatAATAGACTTGTGGATATACCGCTATCCCAACCTTTCTTGAAACTTATGTGTCGCGGAGATATCACCAACAATGTCAACGAAAGAATAGGGTTAAATACAGTTCCACAAGAGAGTATGCCATCCAGCATGGCGAGTAGTTTCATCTCCGAAGAAGGCGAACTTGATGCACAATATTCTCTTGAGCAAACTCCTTGGTATGATGGTATACTTAACATCGACGATTTAGCCATTGTAGATCCGGTCAGAGGCGAGTTTCTTAAACAAACCCAAAGCCTAGTGTCAAGACGCGATAGAACTCTCTCTGACGGTCCATTAACAGAGGAAGTAAGAGATTCATTACACATCACTCATCCATCTGGTACATCAATTTCCATTGAAGATCTGGCTTTGACAATGAGCTATGCCCCCAGTTCGCGAATCTTTGAACACGAACAAGTTGAACTGAAAGAGGGAAGTGTAAATATTCCTGTGACGCTAGATAATGTCCATGAATATGTAGATCTGACAGTAAAATACTGCTTGCAACGAGGTATCGCCAGGCAGCTGGATGCGTTCAAAGCTGGCTTCTCCAAGGtatttttaatggaaaaattacaCGCCTTCAGCCCGGAAGAAATTAGAGCCATGCTATGTGGAGAACAGGACCCTCACTGGACCAGGGAGGACTTACTGAATTACACGGAGCCCAAACTGGGATATACTAGAGAAAG tCCTGGATTCCAACGATTTGTGAATGTGCTGCTATCACTTACGGGACCGGAGCGGAAAGCTTTTCTTCAGTTTGCGACAGGTTGTTCAGCATTGCCACCAGGTGGCCTATGCAACCTGCATCCTAGATTAACTGTGGTTCGTAAGGTTGACGCTGGGTCCGGAGGTTTTCCTTCAGTAAACACATGTGTGCATTATCTAAAGTTACCAGAATACCCAACTGAAGAGCTTCTAAAGGTGAGGCTTTTGGCTGCAACTCGAGAAAGAGGATTCCACTTGAACTAG